The DNA segment AATTATGAAAAAGTATTCATTTCTGTCGGAGCCTATGATTGGTATATTCAACGACTCTTTTCCTCCTATTATGGATGGTGTGGCTGTAGCGGCAAAAAATTATGCTTATTGGTTGAATAAGAAAGTGGGCAATACCTGCGTAATAACACCTAACAGTCCTGACGTGGTCTATAATGAGCCTTATCCGGTATATGGATATACGTCGTTGCCGATACCTTTCAGGAAACCTTACCGTTACGGCTTTCCTTATGTTGACAGGCAGTTTATGCAGAAGATGGAACGTATTCCTTTCAAATTGGTACATGCTCACTGTCCTTTCTCTTCGGGCACAATAGCGATGCGTGTTGCCAGACAACAGAATGTTCCCATTATAGCGACCTTCCACTCAAAATACAGACAGGACTTTGAACGTATCATACCTAATAAATTTATCGTAGACTATATCATAAAGAATATAATCAAGTTTTACGATATGGCCGACGAGGTATGGATTCCGCAAGCTGATGTAGAAGATACGATACGTGAATATGGATATAAAGGTCGCGTGGAGGTCGTTGATAATGGTAATGATTTTACTTCGGATAATGACGATACTCTAACAAAGGAGGCATCAAGACATGAATTGGGACTTTCGGCAGAAGATAACGTATTATTGTTTGTAGGTCAGCACATATGGGAGAAAAACACAGGATTTATTATTAATGCTCTGGAAATACTGAAAGAGATGCCTTATAAAATGTTTTTTGTAGGTACCGGATATGCAGCAGACGAAATGAAAGAGATGGTTGTACGCAAAGGACTTTCGGGTAAGGTTACTTTCATCGGACAAATCACTGACAGGGATATACTGAAACGTTACTATGCTGCGGCAGACTTGTTCTTGTTTCCATCAAAATATGATAATGCTCCACTAGTAGTGAGAGAATCCGCGGCAATGAAGACCCCGTCTATACTAATGGCCGGATCTACTTCGGCAGGTATCATAAATGACGGGTTTAATGGTTTCTTATCACAGGATTCTATTTATGATTTCGCAATGACAATAAAAAATCTCATCATGCATAAGGATATTATCGGAAAGGTGGGAATGAATGCATCCAGAACGATTGCCAGGTCGTGGAGTGATGTGATAGATGAGGTGGAATGCAGATATAATGAAATAATAGACAGAAAATGCGTATATTGCGTATAGCACTCCCTATTGTGATAGGGGTGGGACTGACAGCCATAATGTTTCATAAGGAGTTTGACGCGAAGGCTTTCGCACAAATCAGATTTACATGGATGAACATAGCATCGGCTGTACTTGCTATCATATTGATGTTCGGTAGAGATCTGGGACTCTCGTGGAGAATGAGACTTATGTGTAGGCCTCACAATCTTTCATGGCCCGATGCTTTAAAAGAAAACATGCTATGTGAATTCTCTTCAGCTACGACACCTTCGGCTGTAGGAGGAGCCGGACTAATAGCTTTATATCTTAAGGCTTATGGCATACCTGCCGGTAAGGGGGTGGCAATAACCATAACAACGGTATTCCTGGACGAACTGTTTCTTATTATTGCATGTCCTGCAATGTTCCTCTTTTTCGGTTCTGCTGAACTTTTCGGAAAATTCTCAAGTGTTTCTTTTTTCTTTGTTCCTATATATGTCGTTACTGCAATATGGACGGGAATTCTTTATATAGCTATTTTCAAACGTCCGGATTTGATTTGTAATATATTGCTTGGTATTTTCAGTATAAGATTTTTAAGGAGATGGCGGCACAAAATAAAGCGATCAACTAAAGATCTGCGTACGAGTGCTAAAGAGATGAAAAATAAGCCTGCTATATTCTGGACTAAAGCTTTTTTGGCTACATCAATATCCTGGACTTGCAGGTTTCTTGTGGCAGGTGCATTGTTGGCGCCTTTTATTCCGGTTGGCGCACAGACATTGGCTTTTGCCCGTCAACTGATAATGTGGCTGGTCATGTTGGTAAGTCCTACCCCTGGTGGAAGTGGTATAAGCGAGTATGTATTCTCTACATATTATTCGAGTATGGTTACCAATGTAAGTGTTATGTTGATGATAACATGCTTATGGAGAATAATCACATATTATGCCTATTTGGCCGGAGGACTTATAATATTGCCAGGTTGGATTAAAAAGTTCAGGAGCTGAATCTACGAGTCTTATACGGCTATTCATGGATTACTAGTTGAAGATGTTATTATCTACAATTAATTTATAACTTAAAAAAGGCCAGGAATTGCAAGATGCAACCCCCAGCCTCAAGACTTCAAATTATTAACCGAAACATGTGTTTTTTAGTTCATATCATTACCCTTTAGGTTAGGATTATTATTTAGTTCCTCCTGAGGGAATGGATAATACATAGCTTTTTCAGTTCAACCTCCATCTTTTAATGGTTGAAGGTATTTGCTGTTTGATAAACATAATTATGATGCTTCTTTATTAGATTAAGATTGGTTAGCAATATATAGTTGTGTAAAATTATTGAATTTTATTACATAATTACTTATTTTATGTATCACAAAACTTTCATAACGTATCAAAAATATAGTTTATAAGAGATAAACACTTATTTTAAGTTAAAAAGATTGTGTTGACATTCATTTTTAGTCTTTATAAGGTGTATCTTTGTATACTGATTTATAAGAAGTAATAAATGATATAATGCCAGCATATAATATTTCTGCAAACGAACTTTTCGAACGTGTTTCGTATATAATAACTCTGAATGATGATATATCTCACATCAGTATCAATAAAATGATGCATGAGACACTTGTTCTGACTTGTCATGAGGGAATAAAAAATACGAATCAGGCTTTCGGTAATTTATTCTCGCAAGTGGATTTCTTATGTAAGGTCAATAATATATCTGCATCTGACAAAATAGCCATTCAGGATATGCGTCGCCACTCTAACAAGTCTACAGCTTTGAGCCACGATGATATTCTTTACGATGCACGAGCTATGTGTCTGCTCATATCAGCGGTATTCAAAGAAAGTATTCCTTCCTTCCTAATAGGAAAGATCCCTACAGAGAATAGACCGTACTCTAAAAGGGATACTATAAATGCCAGATATATTCGTGGAATAGTAAAACAATGGGATGGGGAATTTATCACACTAACAATAGAACAGGATTCAGAAGATGAATATTTAAAGGTGGATTATTCTGCTGAGGATATGAAATATATAGATGACATACTTAGAGTGGGTATGCAACTGAATCTATTGGATTGTCACCTCGAAAATGGAATAGCAGTACCTAAACTGATAGTTGTTGAGCCTGATTTTATGATTGATATCAGTAGTATTGCTGCCTGCTTTCAGGATTATGGACATCATCCTCTACTATATACAATCAACAGAATGAAGCCAAGAGCTAATACACAGGCTACTCTTCTGGGTAATTTTGCAGGTAGTGCTCTGGATGATATTATCAATCAGGATCACTATCATGTGAATGAAACTATAAAGAACAATTTTAAAGAGAAGGCGCTTGAGTTTTGTACTTGTAATAAATTTGATGGTAATAAGTTTATATTCGATGCTAACACCCAATCAAACAATCTGAAGCAAGTGGTGGTGGAACTATTCAAAACATATGATAAAGATAAAGCTATACTGGAGCCATCGTTTGTCTGTGAGAAATTAGGAATACGTGGACGTGTCGACCTTATGACTTCCGACTGTAAACTGCTAGTGGAACAAAAATCCGGTCGTAATCTTAATATTGAAAATGGGCATCCTAATGAATTCGGAAGTTTCCAACTAGAACCGCATTATGTGCAGTTGTTACTTTATTATGGTATTTTGAAATACAACTTCAATCTTGGGAATAATGCAGTAGACATACGTCTGCTTTACTCTAAGTATCCTCCTGCAGACGGACTTGTAGTAGTCGCTTTTTATCAGCGATTGTTCAGAGAGTCTATAAGATTCAGAAACGAATTGGTAGCTGAAGAACTTGAGATAGCTGATAATGGATTTGAGAGTGTAATAGACGATATCAATCCTGAGACACTGAACATAAAGAAGATGGACAATATGTTCTATCACAATTATCTATATCCCGAAATTGACGCAATCACAAGTCCATTACAGCATATGTCGAAGTTGGAGAGGGCTTATTATTGCACAATGATGACTTTTGTATACCGAGAACAACGTGTTGCCAAGGTTGGATCTCAAGAGGGTGTCAATAATTGCAACGCCGACATATGGAATATGCCTTTATCCGAGAAGAAAGAGACAGGTAATATATATACCGGACTGAATATAATCAGAAAGGAGAGGAGTTCCGACTTTAACGGATATGACCTTATCACGCTGGCTGTGCCTGATCAGGGCGAAGACTTCCTTCCTAATTTCAGAACAGGTGATATGGTATACCTTTATTCATATAGAGAGAATGAGGAGCCTGATGCACGAAAGAATATACTATATAAAGGTATAATTAAGGATATGTGCACAGACCAACTGACTGTCTATCTTAATGATGGTCAGCAAAACCAGAATGTGATAGAATCATGTATGTATAATATTGACGGTAAACATTCTGCAGTATTTGCAATAGAACATGGAGGATCTGATTCTTCAACTAGTGGAGCCGTGCGGTCGTTGCATGATTTTATCACTGCAGAGAGTGGACGTAAAGATTTGCTTATGGCTCAGCGTGAGCCTCGACAAGATAAGTCTCTGCAATTGTCAAGAAGCTATAATGAAAATTATAATGAGATCCTGCTCAAGGCAAAACAAGCCATGGATTACTTCTTGCTGATAGGTCCTCCAGGTACAGGAAAAACATCTATGGCAATAAGGTTTCTTGTGGAAGAAGAACTGACAGACAGCAATTCGAGTATATTACTGACAGCTTACACCAATAGGGCAGTTGATGAGATATGCTCTATGCTGAATGATGCCGGTTGCGACTTCCTTAGAATTGGCAACGAATACAGTTGTGACCCGAGATTCAGAAATAATCTCATTGATAAAGCTATTGATGACTGTCCTAAACTTAGCAACATACGTAGCAAGATTATTAATTCGCGTATAATAGTAGGCACAACGTCAATGCTTGTATCAAAACCATACATATTTAATATTAAGCGTTTCTCTCTGGCTATTGTTGATGAGGCATCACAGATCCTCGAACCTAATATAATAGGTATACTGTCTGCTCATTATAATGAGAACCTTGACGGACAAACGGTGTTACGCAATTGCATTCGTAAATTTATTCTGGTCGGTGATTATAAACAGTTGCCGGCTGTAGTGCAACAGAGCGAGAAAGATTCGGCTGTAAGTGATCCTCTATTGAAAGAAATACACATTACAGATTGCCGCAATTCGCTATTTGAAAGATTGATACGCACTGAAGATAGTGCAGGCAGACAAGACTTTGTCGGAATATTGCACAAACAGGGAAGGATGCATCCTGATATAGCTGAGTTCCCTAATAAGATGTTTTACTTCCGTGAGAGACTTGAACCAGTTCCATGTCCTCACCAGACAGAAACAGAACTTCACTACGACTTGCCTGCACAAGATGAAATGGATAGTATACTGCAGCACAATAGAATGATATTCATTCCTTCTGATTTTTGCAAGACACCTGACATTTCAGAAAAAGTAAATCAAGATGAAGCACGTATCGTAACTGATACCCTGCAACGTATTCATCGATTCTATGGAGAAAAGTTCGACCCTGTCAAGTCTGTTGGCGTAATAGTGCCATACCGCAATCAGATAGCCATGATAAGAAAAGAAATTGAAAAATTAGGTATACCCGAACTGTTGGATATGTCCATAGATACTGTAGAAAGATATCAGGGTAGTCAGAGAGATGTTATTATCTATTCGTTCACAATACAGAATTACTACCAACTTGATTTTCTTACCGGCAACAGCTTTGTAGAAGACGGACACATCATAGACCGCAAGCTGAATGTGGCAATAACAAGAGCTAGAAAGCAAATGATAATTACGGGCAATCCAAAAATACTTTCAGGCAATGCCATTTTTAAAAGTCTCATCGAATTCATTGAGACGAAAATGAAAATATAAAAATATTTAGGGCATAAAAAAAGGGGCTCCGCTGAGTCCCAACCTTTTGTTAACCTTAAATCTAATACTATGAAAAACACGATGCAAAGATATTACAAATCTTGGCATCGTGTAGCATGTTTATCAATTTATTTTTTAAAAGAGGCCCTTTTTTGATTTAAATCAATTATCTTAACAAATCTATTTCTTATAATTGTCTAATCCTTGATTCAGGAACTTCATATAATGATCGATATTCTCATCATAACTGTAAGATTTGGCGAGTAAATTACCATGGTTGTCTAATGCTACATAAAATGGCTGAGCATTAGCCCCGAACTTACTTCTCTGTAGATAACTCCACTTGTCACCTACTGTACGAAGTGTACGTTTTTCTCCATTCTCAGTTATCTCTATTGGCTTAGCCAATTTGGTTTTGTCATCTACATATAGAGAAATCAGGACATAATCTTTAGTCAGTTTCTCTGCTACAGAAGGATCTGTCCATACAGCAGCCTCCATCTTACGACAGTTAACACATCCAAATCCTGTGAAGTCTACGATAACAGGTTTGCCTTCGGCAGCGGCTGCAGCCATACCTTCTTCATAATTTGTATATTTAGCTCTTACCTCACCCTTACTTAGATTGAAGTCTTGTGTGTTCATAGGTGGTGCAAAAGCACTAATTGCTTTGCATGGTGCGCCCCATAGTCCTGGAATCATATATACAGCGAATGCAATCGATACAAGTCCTAACATGATGCATGGTACAGGCATCGGTTTATCTTCTCCACCGGCCAAGTCACTCTGAAACTTAAGTTTACCGATAAGATATAGACCTAGCATACCGAATATTACAATCCATAGTGCCAAGAATACTTCACGATCCATCAGGTGCCATCCATAAGCAAGGTCTGCTACAGAGAAAAATTTCAGTGAGAAAGCCAACTCTATGAAACCTAATACAATCTTTATGGTGTTCATCCATGAACCAGACTTTGGTGCAGATTTTAACCATGTAGGGAACATTGCAAAGAGTGTAAATGGCAAAGCAAGAGCAAGAGCGAATCCGAACATTCCAATTGCCGGTGCGGCAATGTTACCGGTTGACGAAACTCCTACTAGCAAGAAACCTATTATTGGACCAGTACATGAGAATGATACAAGTGTAAGGGTGAATGCCATAAGGAAGATACTTAGTAAGCCACTTGTTGTAGATGCCTTACTGTCTACTGAATTGCTCCATGAAGATGGTAGAGTGATCTCAAACCATCCAAAGAATGATACCGCAAAGACAATAAGCAACAGGCAGAATAGTATATTAAATACAGCACTGGTAGCCAAAGCGTTTAGCGAACTGGCACCGAATATGGCCGTAATCGCAAGCCCTAAAGCTAAGTAAATCACCACAATAGATATACCATATGTAATAGCGTCTCGTATACCACGTTTTTTGTCTTTGTTACGTTTTAGGAAGAAACTAACAGTCATCGGTATAATAGGCCATACACATGGAGTGAACAAAGCTAAAAGTCCTCCGATGAATCCCATAAAGAATATGTACATCCAAGAGTGATTGCTGTTGTTATCATTACCATTAAACTGTTGCATCTCTTTTATGACAGGTTTCCACAAGTCACTCTTTGCAACTATTGTTGATGTATCACGAGCAACACTATCTGTTTTAACTACATTTGCAGTCATTGCTGTATCTGTATTAGCCGTAGTTGTATTATCTACGTCAGCTGCCGTTTTGTCGTCAGTAGGTTGTGGCGCGTCTGCAGGACCTTTGCCGCTGTAGTTGAATTCTACAGATGTAGGAGGCATACAGCTTTGGTCGTTACAAGCGCCATATTCCAAGTAGCCTTTTATATTATATGTTTTTGCTGTGATTTTAAACTTCTGTACAAATTGCACACTACCTTTAAAGTAACGTACTTGCATGTTAAATAATTTATCGAACACGCTTATTTCATCACCGTGAGCTTTCAATCCACCAATTTTCTTTACTCCTTGGGCCTTATCCATATTTATAGTGGCAGATGTAGGACCGCCACCGGCCATGTTAGTAGAATAGACGTGCCATCCTGAACCAATGGTACCGGAGAAAATAACGTCAACCTCTGTAGGAGAAACCTGATTCTGTTTTACAGTAAAATGTACAGGATTTTGCATTTGGGCCATTACTGTAGTGGCGAACAACGCCAGCAGTAATGTAGTGATACTTGTCTTAATTGTTTTCATTATATTTTTGTGTAATTGTTTTTTATAGTTTACAAGACGACTTATGTGTCATTATCTCAAGTACATACTTGTCTGTTTCATCCATTCCCTTGCTGCCTATCTGTGTAAGATTCCGTATGCTTTGGTCTACATCATCATCTATTATACCCTCTACAGATGTAACATATTTGTGCTGCATGGCAAGCATGGCACTCATCACGGCCGTTCCAACGCCTGTGGTAAGTTTGAGAGCGCAACTTGGTTTGGCACCATCGCATATCATACCGGTAAGATTGGCTATCATATTTTTTACAGAATATGATATCTGCTCGTAAGTACCACCCATAAGATATGTTATGCCACAACTACTGCCTGTAGATGCTACCACACAACCACATAGGGCGGATAATGCTCCAAGATTCTGCTTTATATATATGGCTGTTAGATTGCTGAGTATAAGTGCGCGTATAAGTTCTTCCTCCGTGTTGTGATTTTCTTTTGCAAAAACCACTACAGGCATCGTTGTGCATATACCTTGATTACCACTGCCACTGTTGCTCATAACAGGTATCATTGCACCTGCCATACGTGCATCACAGGCACAACTTGTATCAGACAATACTTTAGAGAAGATGCTATCACCCATTATACCCTTTCCCAGAGGACTACACATGGTCTTTCCCAACTCATGTCCGTAGTTTCCTTCCAGTCCCTTAGCGGCGGCATTCTCATTAAGACGTTTTGCCTCAAGTATGAATCTTATGTTATCAATATCTTCTGTTTTAGCAAATTCGTATACCTTATTTAAAGTGAGTTTTACAAATTCAGTATCCGTCTGATCAGTACAGCCCGCTTTATTGTCAAGCATCACCTCATTATCCTTACGCAGATATACAAAATCTGTATGATGCCCCTTGATGATGGCCTCAGATTCATGTCCATCCCCAATACATCGGATAGATATAAAAAGTTTGTCCGGATCTTTTTCTTCAAGTGATATTTTAATTCTGTCTTCAGAGATAAACCTTTTACCATCCTCGACAGATTTACTATTACATCCTTTAAGAACCTCAAGTTCAAGCTCTGATTTCCCTATCAGGGCACCTAGCGCAATTGCGATAGGCAAACCGATCATGCCTGTTCCCGGGATGCCGACCCCCATAGCGTTTTTTATTATGTTTGCACTTAGTCTGGCTTCTATTCTTTCTGGAACTTCACCCAAAATCTCTTTTGCTTTTGCTACACATAGTGCTACAGATATTGGTTCTGTGCAACCGATTGCAGGAACTACCTGCTTATGTATAAGCTCTAAAATAGCTTTTCTTTCGTCTTCGTTTAGCATATAAATGCAATAAAATTGTATTTTTGTGACTGCAAAAGTATAAATAAAATTCACCACACGCAACTTTTTGTCATTAAAAATTTGGTTTATTCGAAATAATTATATACTTTTGCAAAAGTAAGGATTAAAACGGACATTATAGAAAAAGGATTCCGACATGAGAAATTGTCGGAATTCTTTGTTTTGTTTTGTTCACCAAGAAATACTATATTAACTATAAAATAAAAAATTACAATTATGGCTTACATGTCACAAGAGGGTTACGAGAAATTAGTAGCCGAGTTGAAACAGCTAGAGACTGTTGAGCGCCCTAAGGCATCAGCCGCTATTGCAGAGGCTCGCGACAAGGGTGATTTGAGTGAAAATTCAGAGTATGATGCGGCCAAAGAAGCGCAAGCGCATCTGGAAGACAAAATTAACAAGATCAAATTAGCTATATCAGATGCAAAGATAGTAGACACTTCACGTCTGAGCACTGATACGATACAGATTTTGTCTAAAGTTGATATGACTAATCTTACTAACAAGGCAAAGATGAGTTACACTATCGTAAGTGAGAGTGAGGCTAATCTGCGAGAAGGTAAGATCTCTATCCATACTCCTATAGCACAGGGTCTGCTTGGTAAGAAAGTAGGAGACGAAGTAGAAATAAAGATTCCAAGAGGCACAATCAAATTACGCATTGACAAAATTTCAATCTAGATTATGGCAGACATTTTTTCAAAGATTGCAGCAGGCGAGATACCAAGTTATAAATGTGCCGAGAACGATAAGTTCTATGCATTTTTGGATATAAACCCTTTAGTAAAAGGACATACGCTTGTTATACCTCGTCGTGAGGTAGATTATATTTTTGATATGACCGACGACGAGTTGGCCGAGATGGTTGTTTTTGCTAAGAAGGTGGCTATTGCCATCAAGAAAGCTTATCCATGCGTCAAAGTTGGAGTCGCAGTATTAGGACTTGAAGTAGCGCATGCGCATATACACCTCGTACCTATGAATTCAGAAAAGGATATGATATTCTCTAATCCTAAGTTGAAACTCTCAGAAGAAGAGTTTCAAGAAATTTCCGGTAACATATACAAAGCTTTTACAGCTGAGTAATATATAATAAAGGGCGGTATTTGAGTACCGCCCTTTATTATATATCTACTTTTTTATACAAAATCATCTCCCAGTTTTATCTGAACTTCGTTTACATATTTACGTATCAATGCCGAAGAGTCTTCTTTCTTGCATATCAGCAATACATTATCCTTCTCAGCAACAATCGTATCTTCCAGACCATTAATGACAGCCAGTTTCCCTTTAGGAATCTTTATAACATTGTTATGGCAGTTCTCCATTATTACGTCAGAGTCTATTACGACATTCTCATCCGTACCATTACTCATATTCTCATATATGGAGTGCCATGTACCGATATCAGCCCATCCGAAATTGCATATCATTACATACACATTATCAGACTTGTCAAGCACACCATAGTCTATTGATACATTAGGATATAGCGAGAAATGATCTTTGATAAATTCAGATTCACTTTCAAAGTCGAATTTATCTACAGACTCATCATATTCTTTCAATATAGGTGGTAGAAAATTATGGAAGCATCTCTTTATGCACCTATTATTAGCAAGGAATAGACCCGTATTCCAATAGAACTCACCGTTCTCCATGAACATCTTTGCAAATTCACGTTCAGGTTTTTCAGTAAACGACTTTACCTTATACACATCTTCTGTATCAGATTTTTCACCTATCTGTATATATCCATATCCCGGTTCCGGGCGTGTAGGTTTAATACCCATAGTGAGCATACGTTCATTTTTCTCAACGAATTCGAATCCCTGTATGATATTCTTTTCGAAGACATCGTTATTAAAGACAAGCTGATCTGATGGAGCTACAAGAATATTTGCATTAGGATTAATAGATGATATACGGTGGTTGGCCCAAGCCAGACTTGGAGCCGTATTTCTGTTTACGGGTTCATCTAGAATATTCGACTTCTGTATATCTGGCAATTGCTGTCTCACCAAATTCACATAATCTTGGTTAGTACTTATAAAGATGTTCTCTTTAGGTATAAATTTAGTAAACCTGTCATAAGTTTGCTGTAATTGAGTACGTCCAGTTCCAAAGAAATCTATAAACTGTTTCGGGTAATTCTCACGGCTGCAAGGCCATAGACGCCTTCCTTTTCCACCAGCGAGTATTACACAAAAATTGTTTTGTGGGTTGTTCATACTATTGTTATTTATATTTGACCACTAAGTTAGATAATATAAATGATATGAACAAAGATTTTAAGTTTTTTTCTACTAAAAATTTGCAGGTTCAATTTTTATTAGTACCTTTGCACCCGCTACACGCCCAGATGGCGGAATTGGTAGACGCGCTGGTCTCAAACACCAGTGGAGCAATTCATCCCGGTTCGATCCCGGGTCTGGGTACAACGCTGAAAGCTAGGTAATTGATTATTCAATACTTAGCTTTTTTGTTTTTGCTCAACATTTTGGATATATCGCCAATAAGTTCATCTTACATATCAGCCGGCGTAGCAGTAATTCTCCAGCTACGCTATTTTACTTTGAGTCCGACATCCTTGCATGCACTTGCAAAAAAGCATTTATCTATTGTAACTTAGCCTATTTTCTTGAGCAGGTGATAAATTATATTTGTTACAAACTTAATCACTTTTTTAATATTTTTGTTTTTCATAAGAAATATATGTATATTTGCATTTAAATTTCACAGTAATACAAGTAAGTTGTGATTAATTGATATGACGATTACCATAAAATATTTTTTGTGCATTATATGTACTATGTTTATAATTGGTTGTAATAGAACACCAATCGAACAGTTATTGTCTGCTTCTGAAAAATGTATTGAAACACATCCTGATTCTTCATTACAGGTTTTACGTCATATTAAGTATTCCAACATTAATAATGATAAAGATAAAGCATTATATGGACTATTATATTCAGAAGTTGCATACAAATTATGCATTCATCTGAGTTCATACTCAATGATTGACTATAGTATAAAGTACTACAAAAATAGCCATAATCAAAAACGACTAGCAAACGCATTATATTACAAAGCATCAATAATATATGAGAGGAAACAACAAACAGAGGCAACTATGGATGCCAAAGAAGCTGAAGAATTGGCATTAGATACCAATGACGAACTATTAAAAAACAAAATATATGATTTTCTATGTTACATTAATTCAAATGCAAAATACTATGATTTAGAGTTAGAATATGCAAAGAAAATGCTGAAAAGTTCGGTGAAATTATCAGATAATGAGTTAATATCACGTGGCTATGCACTTGTAGCTAATGCATATAGTTCATTAGGACAACCGGATAAAGCATATTTATTCTTTAAGAAA comes from the Xylanibacter oryzae DSM 17970 genome and includes:
- a CDS encoding L-cysteine desulfidase family protein; this encodes MLNEDERKAILELIHKQVVPAIGCTEPISVALCVAKAKEILGEVPERIEARLSANIIKNAMGVGIPGTGMIGLPIAIALGALIGKSELELEVLKGCNSKSVEDGKRFISEDRIKISLEEKDPDKLFISIRCIGDGHESEAIIKGHHTDFVYLRKDNEVMLDNKAGCTDQTDTEFVKLTLNKVYEFAKTEDIDNIRFILEAKRLNENAAAKGLEGNYGHELGKTMCSPLGKGIMGDSIFSKVLSDTSCACDARMAGAMIPVMSNSGSGNQGICTTMPVVVFAKENHNTEEELIRALILSNLTAIYIKQNLGALSALCGCVVASTGSSCGITYLMGGTYEQISYSVKNMIANLTGMICDGAKPSCALKLTTGVGTAVMSAMLAMQHKYVTSVEGIIDDDVDQSIRNLTQIGSKGMDETDKYVLEIMTHKSSCKL
- the greA gene encoding transcription elongation factor GreA, which produces MAYMSQEGYEKLVAELKQLETVERPKASAAIAEARDKGDLSENSEYDAAKEAQAHLEDKINKIKLAISDAKIVDTSRLSTDTIQILSKVDMTNLTNKAKMSYTIVSESEANLREGKISIHTPIAQGLLGKKVGDEVEIKIPRGTIKLRIDKISI
- a CDS encoding HIT family protein: MADIFSKIAAGEIPSYKCAENDKFYAFLDINPLVKGHTLVIPRREVDYIFDMTDDELAEMVVFAKKVAIAIKKAYPCVKVGVAVLGLEVAHAHIHLVPMNSEKDMIFSNPKLKLSEEEFQEISGNIYKAFTAE
- a CDS encoding mannose-1-phosphate guanylyltransferase, producing the protein MNNPQNNFCVILAGGKGRRLWPCSRENYPKQFIDFFGTGRTQLQQTYDRFTKFIPKENIFISTNQDYVNLVRQQLPDIQKSNILDEPVNRNTAPSLAWANHRISSINPNANILVAPSDQLVFNNDVFEKNIIQGFEFVEKNERMLTMGIKPTRPEPGYGYIQIGEKSDTEDVYKVKSFTEKPEREFAKMFMENGEFYWNTGLFLANNRCIKRCFHNFLPPILKEYDESVDKFDFESESEFIKDHFSLYPNVSIDYGVLDKSDNVYVMICNFGWADIGTWHSIYENMSNGTDENVVIDSDVIMENCHNNVIKIPKGKLAVINGLEDTIVAEKDNVLLICKKEDSSALIRKYVNEVQIKLGDDFV